A part of Vulpes lagopus strain Blue_001 chromosome 4, ASM1834538v1, whole genome shotgun sequence genomic DNA contains:
- the LOC121489488 gene encoding translation initiation factor IF-2-like codes for MADAPSACAYRSSRSPRPAPPPRRPRPLPAPAPAPRPRRRPAGQARRGPAADPLSSPAPRARGARGPGAREARAELGRRGGGALWPRVPLTRCAARAPGAPVQGARGSPGSAAARRGRGVGAAQRALPGAPGCRARGVQAAPSPGGPRGARPPGRVRVGAAQRAPREPRVAGRAARSPGGPRGARPPGRGPLWPRVPLTGCAASAPGSPGAGRAGCARGARGPGRWGCRPQLCTDDGTHTHGVGFCGASRARLRGGGVKTRVCITLCKVTFARESPRLPGWKTASWRPLPGRGPPWGALGGPADEQAAGGPRGAEREKPGLPLNTLILAFLTQKTLYCPVQIHLSLSSRASLAQDALEGAHITRDRDSSVLFFLFSFFLKINIVEKHFLPRIHCSRLLDFTQ; via the exons ATGGCTGACGCGCCCTCTGCCTGCGCTTAT CGCTCCTCGCGCTCCCCGCGGCCCGCGCCTCCGCCCCGGCGcccgcggcccctccccgcccccgcccccgccccccgcccccggaggcgGCCCGCGGGGCAGGCGCGGCGGGGCCCGGCCGCCGACCCTTTGTCctcgcccgcgccccgcgccagGGGTGCAcgcggccccggggcccgggaGGCCCGCGCGGAGCTCGgccgccggggcgggggggccctgTGGCCCCGCGTCCCGCTGACGCGCTGCGCAGCCCGCGCTCCCGGAGCCCCGGTGCAGGGAGCGCGGGGGTCCCCGGGGAGCGCGGCcgccaggcgggggcggggggtgggggctgcgcaGCGAGCGCTCCCGGGAGCCCCGGGTTGCAGGGCGCGCGGGGTGCAGGCGGCCCCGAGCCCGGGAGGCCCCCGGGGAGCGCGGCCGCCGGGGCGGGTGCGGGTGGGGGCCGCACAGCGagcgccccgggagccccgggttGCAGGGCGCGCGGCCCGGAGCCCCGGAGGCCCGCGAGGAGCTCGGCCGCCCGGGCGGGGACCCCTGTGGCCCCGCGTCCCGCTAACGGGCTGCGCAGCGAGCGCTCCCGGGAGCCCCGGTGCAGGGCGCGCGGGGTGCGCGCGGGGTGCACGCGGCCCGGGCCGGTGGGGATGCAGGCCCCAGCTCTGCACCGACGAcgggacacacacacacggggtcGGTTTCTGCGGGGCAAGTCGGGCTCGCCTGAGAGGGGGAGGGGTAAAGACACGTGTGTGCATCACATTGTGCAAAGTGACATTTGCACGGGAGTCCCCGCGTCTCCCGGGTTGGAAAACCGCGTCGTGGCGCCCGCTGCCCGGGCGTGGCCCTCCTTGGGGCGCACTGGGGGGACCTGCGGATGAGCAGGCCGCAGGGGGTCCGCGGGGTGCAGAACGTGAAAAACCCGGGCTACCTTTAAACACACTGATCCTAGCATTTCTGACCCAGAAGACACTTTATTGCCCGGTTCAGATTCACCTCTCTTTGAGTTCTCGAGCTTCCCTCGCCCAGGACGCACTGGAAGGCGCTCATATCACCAGGGACAGGGACTcctctgtgcttttctttcttttttctttttttttgaaaatcaacaTCGTCGAAAAGCATTTCCTTCCACGTATCCATTGCTCTCGACTTCTGGACTTTACACAATAA